In one window of Polynucleobacter sp. AM-7D1 DNA:
- the ychF gene encoding redox-regulated ATPase YchF — MSLKCGIVGLPNVGKSTLFNALTKAGIAAENYPFCTIEPNVGVVEVPDPRLAALAEIVKPERILPAAVEFVDIAGLVAGASKGEGLGNQFLANIRETDAITHVVRCFEDANVIHVAGKIDPISDIAVIDTELALSDLTTVEKTLQRSSKAAKSGNDKEAAALVAVLTKVQAHLDQAQPVRSLKLTDEENLLLKPLCLITAKPAMYIANVKEDGFDNNPHLEAVIQHAAKEGAPVVAVCAAIEAEIADLDDADKAEFLADLGMEESGLDRVIRAGYKLLGLQTYFTAGVKEVRAWTIHQGDTAPQAAGVIHTDFERGFIRAQTIAFEDFIQFKGESGAKEAGKMRAEGKEYVVKDGDVLNFLFNV; from the coding sequence ATGTCTTTGAAATGTGGCATCGTCGGCCTGCCTAACGTCGGCAAATCTACCCTCTTTAACGCGCTTACCAAAGCTGGAATCGCGGCGGAAAACTATCCTTTCTGCACGATCGAGCCTAATGTGGGTGTGGTTGAGGTTCCTGACCCCCGTCTTGCCGCTTTGGCTGAGATCGTCAAGCCTGAGCGCATCCTGCCTGCTGCTGTCGAATTTGTCGATATTGCAGGTTTGGTGGCTGGAGCCTCTAAGGGTGAGGGCCTGGGAAACCAATTCCTGGCCAACATCCGTGAAACAGACGCAATCACCCATGTGGTCCGTTGTTTTGAGGATGCCAACGTGATCCACGTGGCTGGCAAGATTGACCCGATCTCCGATATCGCAGTGATCGACACTGAGCTAGCCTTATCCGACTTAACAACCGTTGAAAAAACCCTTCAACGCTCCAGTAAAGCTGCTAAGTCAGGGAATGACAAAGAGGCGGCAGCTCTCGTGGCTGTACTGACTAAGGTGCAAGCCCATTTAGATCAAGCTCAGCCTGTCCGCAGCTTGAAACTGACTGACGAAGAAAATTTGCTTTTAAAGCCACTGTGCTTAATTACCGCAAAGCCAGCAATGTATATCGCTAACGTCAAAGAAGACGGCTTTGACAATAATCCGCATTTAGAGGCAGTGATTCAGCATGCAGCTAAAGAGGGTGCGCCAGTGGTTGCAGTGTGTGCCGCAATCGAAGCCGAGATCGCTGATTTAGATGACGCTGACAAAGCTGAGTTCTTGGCAGACCTCGGTATGGAAGAGTCTGGATTGGATCGCGTGATTCGTGCAGGCTATAAGTTATTGGGCCTGCAGACCTACTTTACAGCTGGTGTTAAAGAAGTTCGCGCCTGGACAATTCATCAAGGTGATACTGCCCCACAGGCTGCCGGAGTGATTCATACAGATTTTGAGCGCGGCTTTATTCGTGCACAAACCATTGCTTTTGAGGACTTTATTCAATTCAAGGGTGAGTCTGGTGCCAAGGAAGCTGGAAAGATGCGTGCCGAGGGTAAGGAGTATGTTGTTAAAGATGGTGATGTTTTGAACTTCCTCTTTAACGTTTAA
- a CDS encoding uracil-DNA glycosylase has product MHSFSAADIPEDWRTLLGDYFESIEWQMLQTNLRSELNKDAEKICPEPQNFFKALTLTPLTQVKVVVLGQDPYHSPGLAQGLAFSIPANIPINSRQFPSSLRNISKALALEGFGAIPNGDLHGWAEQGVLLLNTALSVRLGEAGSHVNLGWKSLIDRLIENLALQKPYLVWMLWGGHAQSKLPLIETAPNQSILQSSHPSGLGVYKTDQPFLQPGAKVSCGHFTKANEWLVEHHETPISWTARNEENIDTGPQSTLFN; this is encoded by the coding sequence ATGCATTCGTTTTCTGCGGCTGACATTCCAGAGGACTGGCGTACCCTACTCGGGGATTATTTTGAGTCCATAGAGTGGCAAATGCTGCAGACCAATCTGCGGTCTGAACTAAATAAAGATGCAGAAAAAATTTGCCCTGAGCCCCAGAATTTTTTTAAAGCGCTGACATTAACCCCGCTTACTCAGGTCAAGGTCGTCGTCTTGGGGCAGGATCCGTATCACTCCCCTGGACTGGCCCAGGGCTTGGCTTTTTCGATTCCCGCCAATATTCCGATCAATTCCAGGCAATTTCCAAGCTCCTTACGCAATATCAGTAAAGCCCTGGCGCTCGAGGGTTTTGGTGCTATTCCCAATGGAGATCTCCACGGGTGGGCTGAGCAAGGAGTGCTACTCCTCAATACGGCTCTTAGCGTGAGATTGGGTGAAGCGGGCAGCCATGTTAATCTTGGGTGGAAATCCCTTATTGATCGACTTATCGAGAATTTAGCGCTCCAAAAGCCATATCTAGTCTGGATGCTTTGGGGTGGGCATGCTCAATCTAAGTTGCCCCTGATTGAGACCGCCCCAAACCAATCGATTCTGCAATCCTCCCACCCTTCTGGACTGGGGGTCTACAAAACAGATCAGCCATTTCTACAGCCTGGCGCAAAGGTAAGTTGCGGGCATTTCACTAAAGCTAATGAATGGCTGGTAGAGCACCATGAAACCCCTATTAGCTGGACTGCCCGAAATGAGGAAAACATCGATACTGGCCCTCAGAGCACCCTATTTAACTAA
- a CDS encoding aminodeoxychorismate/anthranilate synthase component II produces MLLMIDNYDSFTYNLVQYFAELGEEVKVFRNDEISVEEIAKINPARICISPGPCSPAEAGISVATIQRYAGQIPILGVCLGHQAIGEAFGGKIIRAQKVMHGKTDDIHHTGVGVFKDLPNPFKVTRYHSLAIEKSMLPAMLEITATSSDGEIMGVRHKELAVEGVQFHPESILSEHGHALLKNFLQAK; encoded by the coding sequence ATGCTCCTCATGATTGATAACTACGATTCATTTACCTATAACCTCGTTCAGTATTTTGCAGAACTAGGTGAAGAAGTAAAAGTTTTTCGTAATGATGAAATTTCGGTTGAAGAGATTGCCAAAATTAATCCTGCGCGTATTTGCATTTCACCTGGGCCATGCAGTCCAGCTGAAGCGGGAATTTCTGTAGCGACGATTCAACGCTATGCTGGACAAATTCCGATTTTGGGAGTCTGCCTTGGACACCAAGCGATTGGTGAAGCATTCGGCGGCAAGATTATTCGCGCCCAAAAAGTAATGCATGGCAAAACAGATGATATTCATCACACTGGTGTTGGCGTTTTCAAAGACTTACCAAACCCATTTAAGGTGACGCGTTATCACTCATTGGCTATTGAAAAGAGTATGCTGCCAGCAATGCTTGAAATAACAGCCACCTCATCCGATGGCGAGATCATGGGTGTGCGCCACAAGGAACTTGCAGTAGAAGGCGTGCAATTTCATCCTGAGTCCATTCTTTCTGAGCATGGCCATGCGCTGCTGAAGAATTTTCTCCAAGCAAAATAA
- the trpD gene encoding anthranilate phosphoribosyltransferase, whose protein sequence is MSITPQQALQRCIEHRELFHDEMTAMMRLIMSGEMPPTLVAGLLVALRTKKETVGEIAAAAQVMREFATPVIVEDRKNLVDVVGTGGDGAHTFNISTAAMFVAAAAGAKIAKHGNRSVSSKSGSADILESLGVKLSLSPEQVAKCISEVGAGFMFAPNHHPAMKNVVPIRKDLGVRTIFNILGPLTNPADAKRILMGVFHADLVGIQARVLQAMGMDHALVVYGRDGLDEISLEGPTLVGELKDGQVREYEIHPKDFGLNTALTNGFKVADAEESKAIVLDVLNKTPGPASDIVCLNAGAVLYVADVAPSIASGIQMAQAAIASGAARHKLDQFVAATQN, encoded by the coding sequence ATGTCTATTACTCCTCAGCAAGCATTGCAACGTTGCATTGAACATCGCGAGCTCTTTCATGATGAGATGACTGCCATGATGCGTCTGATTATGAGTGGTGAGATGCCGCCAACTTTAGTTGCAGGACTGCTCGTTGCCCTACGCACCAAGAAAGAGACCGTTGGTGAAATTGCCGCAGCTGCTCAAGTCATGCGGGAATTTGCCACCCCAGTAATTGTTGAGGATAGAAAAAATTTAGTGGATGTGGTGGGCACTGGTGGCGACGGAGCTCACACCTTCAACATTTCTACTGCTGCCATGTTTGTGGCGGCAGCTGCCGGAGCCAAAATTGCTAAGCACGGCAATCGCAGCGTCAGCAGCAAATCTGGCAGTGCAGATATTTTGGAGTCGCTAGGCGTGAAGCTATCGCTTTCCCCAGAACAAGTAGCGAAATGTATTTCAGAAGTAGGAGCTGGATTTATGTTTGCTCCGAATCATCACCCCGCAATGAAAAACGTCGTACCGATTCGTAAAGATTTGGGTGTGCGCACGATATTCAATATCCTAGGTCCACTCACGAACCCGGCAGATGCCAAGCGTATTCTGATGGGTGTCTTTCATGCTGACTTAGTCGGCATCCAAGCACGTGTATTGCAAGCCATGGGTATGGACCATGCACTCGTCGTCTATGGACGCGATGGTTTAGATGAGATTTCTTTAGAAGGTCCTACGCTCGTGGGTGAACTCAAAGATGGCCAGGTTCGTGAATATGAGATTCATCCAAAAGACTTTGGTTTGAACACTGCGCTGACTAATGGCTTTAAGGTGGCTGATGCTGAAGAGTCTAAGGCCATTGTTTTAGATGTACTCAATAAAACTCCTGGCCCAGCGAGCGACATTGTTTGTCTCAACGCTGGAGCAGTGCTGTATGTAGCGGATGTAGCCCCAAGCATTGCTAGTGGCATTCAGATGGCCCAAGCAGCTATTGCATCTGGCGCTGCCCGCCATAAGCTGGACCAATTTGTAGCCGCAACCCAAAACTAA
- a CDS encoding FAD-dependent monooxygenase, whose product MSEVQQNSSAKLPKNTSQIRGVDVVVVGGGIAGKACALGLAQLGFQTIQIAPDLGQAVPTPQGNQWGQRIYAFSPSTQKLLAHLQIWDAIDHSRMQPVRDMRIFGDRGEKQDQLHLSAFEAGTPQLAWIGESNVIEHTLDQASRFQNKLERISDAVESIEVDSDGATLHITNGSALRAQLIIAADGAKSPIRTGLGISIKEESYSQSAVVANWTCSNAHLETAYQWFLPGGDIVAMLPLPNKQASMVWSTSPENAADLLKLDQAAWNDRFASIAHGAILAQLGALSLNSTPAAFPLKRIRASRFIGPDENPKVVLIGDAAHVMHPLAGQGLNLGLRDVATLLHILSQRESFRLPNDRVLLRRYERQRQGDTSALLWVTDKLKKLFSASSSTEKQLRNWGLGMVNRSHFIKRRLIERALGDTDFE is encoded by the coding sequence ATGTCAGAAGTTCAACAAAATTCCTCCGCTAAGTTGCCTAAAAATACCTCCCAAATCCGGGGGGTTGATGTCGTCGTGGTAGGTGGAGGCATAGCAGGCAAGGCCTGCGCATTGGGTCTAGCCCAGCTTGGATTTCAAACCATTCAAATTGCCCCCGACCTGGGGCAAGCGGTTCCCACACCCCAGGGTAATCAATGGGGGCAACGTATTTACGCCTTTTCTCCCAGTACCCAAAAATTACTTGCCCATCTACAGATTTGGGATGCGATTGATCACAGCCGCATGCAACCCGTTCGAGATATGCGGATTTTTGGCGATCGCGGAGAAAAACAGGATCAACTGCACCTATCCGCTTTTGAGGCTGGTACACCCCAATTAGCCTGGATTGGCGAATCGAATGTGATCGAGCACACTCTAGATCAAGCCTCACGCTTCCAAAATAAATTAGAGCGCATCAGCGATGCAGTCGAAAGTATTGAAGTAGATTCCGATGGGGCAACACTTCACATCACAAATGGATCTGCCTTACGTGCTCAACTCATCATTGCGGCTGATGGAGCTAAATCACCAATTCGCACTGGGCTGGGCATTTCTATAAAAGAAGAAAGCTACTCACAAAGCGCTGTGGTGGCTAATTGGACTTGCAGTAACGCGCATCTCGAAACTGCCTATCAGTGGTTTTTACCTGGGGGCGATATTGTGGCTATGCTGCCTTTACCAAATAAGCAAGCCTCAATGGTATGGTCAACTTCGCCAGAAAATGCCGCTGACCTTTTAAAGCTAGATCAAGCAGCATGGAATGATCGGTTTGCTTCAATTGCTCACGGAGCAATTCTTGCTCAACTTGGGGCTCTTAGTCTTAATTCAACGCCAGCTGCCTTTCCACTTAAAAGAATTCGGGCAAGTCGATTTATTGGCCCAGATGAAAATCCTAAGGTTGTGCTGATTGGTGATGCTGCCCATGTGATGCATCCCCTGGCTGGTCAAGGCTTGAACCTGGGATTAAGGGATGTGGCAACCCTGCTCCACATCTTGAGTCAACGCGAATCCTTCCGACTACCAAACGATAGAGTTTTATTGCGTCGCTACGAGCGCCAACGTCAAGGCGATACCAGCGCTCTGCTCTGGGTGACAGACAAACTGAAGAAGCTATTTTCAGCAAGTAGCAGCACTGAAAAGCAATTACGCAATTGGGGACTGGGTATGGTCAATCGTAGTCACTTTATTAAACGGCGCCTTATTGAACGCGCTCTTGGAGATACTGATTTTGAATAA
- a CDS encoding M61 family metallopeptidase → MSKLNNSDLPVIQYTIWAADLHGHRFHVKLHIENPLPNGQILQMPAWIPGSYLIRDFSKQIETIEAFALDNPNEALPLERIDNDQWRLPKVAGAVEILTTVYAFDSSVRAAYLDSERAFINPSSLCLAVKGQESLPCAFVLIPPKDACANSWAVQTGLQPAKVDSQGYGFYLAKNYDDLLDHPIAMGEFQIAHWKSNGVSHSMAIQGCIHEVDLERLASDLQAICTCTINLFEPKTKKAPFQNYLFLVNAVLSGYGGLEHRNSTALLCRRDQIPQVNTPLDEVSYREFLGLCSHEYFHAWLVKRIQPNAFQPYQLDRRNHTRLLWLFEGFTSYYDDLQLFRSKRIDLKAYLKLVANNWNGILRGPGRLKQSLADSSFDAWTKYYQADENTPNAVVSYYGKGALVALGLDLKIRAFTGNRQSLDDLMRLIWQTHGVTLDGIAEDGLDDLILKLLGTEFSKTWNEFKSRYIFGAQDIPIQKWIDPKTISVKQKTHSKLEKIKLQLGLRHSDSNGWLKVTHILDGGAAQLAGLAPGDLLASINGERITAARWDKVLSSLITGQVIQICFYRDDLEHECMTVLEDDQIPTQYTLTPAE, encoded by the coding sequence ATGAGCAAATTAAATAACTCTGATCTACCTGTAATTCAATACACCATTTGGGCAGCTGATCTACATGGCCACCGCTTTCATGTGAAGTTGCATATTGAAAACCCATTACCCAATGGACAAATTCTGCAAATGCCCGCCTGGATTCCAGGTAGCTATTTGATTCGGGACTTTAGCAAGCAAATTGAAACGATTGAAGCATTCGCACTTGATAACCCAAATGAAGCGCTACCGTTAGAACGGATTGACAATGATCAGTGGCGTTTGCCCAAAGTGGCTGGTGCAGTAGAAATCCTCACAACCGTTTATGCATTTGATTCTTCTGTGCGCGCAGCCTATCTAGATTCTGAACGTGCGTTTATTAATCCAAGCAGCTTATGTTTGGCAGTCAAAGGTCAAGAATCTTTACCCTGCGCTTTCGTGTTGATTCCACCAAAAGATGCTTGTGCAAACTCATGGGCCGTTCAGACAGGCTTGCAGCCTGCCAAGGTTGATAGTCAAGGTTACGGCTTTTATCTCGCCAAAAACTATGATGACTTACTTGATCATCCAATTGCCATGGGTGAGTTTCAGATTGCCCATTGGAAATCCAATGGTGTATCACACAGCATGGCGATACAAGGATGTATTCATGAAGTTGATCTTGAGCGCTTGGCCTCAGATCTTCAGGCTATCTGTACTTGCACCATCAACCTCTTTGAACCCAAGACTAAAAAAGCCCCCTTCCAGAATTATTTATTTTTAGTTAACGCCGTTCTTTCTGGATACGGTGGACTTGAGCATCGTAATAGCACTGCCCTACTATGTCGTCGAGATCAAATTCCTCAAGTAAATACCCCCTTAGATGAAGTATCCTATCGTGAGTTTTTGGGTCTCTGTAGTCATGAGTATTTTCATGCCTGGCTAGTCAAACGCATTCAGCCTAACGCATTCCAACCCTATCAACTCGATCGCAGAAACCATACTCGATTACTCTGGTTGTTCGAGGGCTTTACTAGCTACTACGATGACTTGCAATTATTCCGCAGCAAACGTATTGATCTAAAGGCTTACCTCAAGCTAGTTGCGAATAATTGGAATGGTATTTTGCGTGGCCCAGGAAGACTAAAGCAAAGCCTTGCAGATAGCTCTTTTGATGCTTGGACTAAGTACTATCAAGCTGATGAAAACACACCAAATGCGGTCGTAAGTTATTACGGCAAAGGCGCCTTGGTCGCCCTAGGCTTAGATCTCAAGATCCGCGCATTTACAGGCAACCGTCAATCCTTGGATGATTTAATGCGCCTCATCTGGCAAACTCATGGAGTCACGCTAGATGGCATTGCTGAAGATGGTTTGGATGACTTGATATTGAAATTGCTTGGGACAGAATTCTCCAAAACCTGGAATGAATTTAAGTCTCGTTATATTTTTGGCGCTCAAGATATTCCAATTCAAAAATGGATTGATCCAAAAACGATTTCGGTTAAACAGAAAACCCATTCCAAGCTTGAGAAGATCAAACTGCAATTGGGATTGCGTCATAGTGATAGCAATGGTTGGCTAAAGGTGACGCATATTCTTGATGGTGGAGCTGCACAATTAGCAGGTCTAGCTCCTGGAGATCTATTGGCCAGCATCAACGGTGAACGCATTACTGCCGCCCGCTGGGATAAGGTGCTATCTAGTTTGATCACAGGGCAAGTCATCCAGATTTGCTTTTACCGAGATGATTTAGAGCATGAGTGCATGACCGTTCTTGAGGATGATCAAATTCCAACTCAATACACCCTGACACCTGCTGAGTAA
- the trpC gene encoding indole-3-glycerol phosphate synthase TrpC: MSDILDKIVATKKIEVAADSKKISLGNQRDQAEENNRDALLKPRGFIQSIENKIAAGKAGVITEIKKASPSKGILRENFQPAEIAQSYENNGAACLSVLTDKDYFQGSNDYLQAARAACGIPVLRKDFTIDPYQVYEARAIGADAILLIVACLELNQMKELEACAHELGLDVLVEVHNAPELEQALELKTRLLGINNRNLKTFEVTLQTTLSLLSMVPTGKTLVTESGIMSRADVQLMRDHHVNAFLVGEAFMRANDPGAALSELFN, from the coding sequence ATGAGCGATATCCTCGACAAAATTGTTGCCACCAAGAAGATTGAGGTAGCTGCCGATTCAAAAAAAATCTCTTTAGGCAATCAACGCGATCAGGCCGAAGAAAATAATCGTGATGCTCTTTTAAAACCACGCGGCTTTATTCAATCTATCGAAAATAAGATTGCGGCAGGCAAAGCGGGTGTGATTACTGAAATTAAGAAGGCGAGTCCTAGCAAAGGAATCTTGCGCGAAAATTTTCAACCTGCTGAGATTGCTCAGTCCTATGAAAACAATGGTGCAGCCTGCCTATCCGTTCTCACAGATAAAGATTATTTCCAAGGCTCTAATGATTATCTTCAAGCAGCAAGAGCTGCATGCGGTATTCCTGTATTACGTAAAGACTTTACGATTGATCCATACCAAGTCTACGAAGCAAGAGCGATTGGTGCTGATGCGATTTTATTGATCGTGGCCTGCCTTGAACTCAATCAAATGAAAGAGTTGGAAGCTTGTGCACATGAGCTGGGCCTAGATGTGCTTGTTGAGGTACATAACGCACCTGAACTAGAGCAAGCCCTCGAATTGAAAACCCGATTGCTCGGCATTAATAATCGTAACTTGAAGACTTTTGAAGTTACCCTGCAAACCACCCTATCCTTACTATCAATGGTGCCAACAGGTAAAACATTGGTTACTGAATCCGGAATCATGAGCCGAGCAGATGTCCAGCTAATGCGCGATCACCATGTCAACGCATTTTTGGTCGGCGAAGCCTTCATGCGCGCAAATGATCCAGGCGCAGCTTTAAGCGAACTATTTAACTAA
- the prfA gene encoding peptide chain release factor 1 — MKPSMRAKLDHLDTRLAELNSLLTTEESTKDMDNYRKLTREHSDIAMVVEQFGLYKQAEADAQAAEEMRKDPEMRDFADEEQKQAQATMEELEGVLQKLLLPKDVNDERNVFLEIRAGTGGDESALFAGDLLRMYTRFAERQGWKVEVVNAAESDLGGYKEVVLRLVGQSVYSRLKFESGGHRVQRVPQTETQGRIHTSACTVAVMPEADELEAVKINPAELRIDTFRASGAGGQHINKTDSAVRITHLPTGTVVECQDDRSQHRNREQAMKVLVSRIMDAREREKHQLEAQTRKSLIGSGDRSDRIRTYNFPQGRITDHRINLTLYKIDAMMDGDLDDLCNALASEHQAELLAALGDS, encoded by the coding sequence ATGAAGCCCAGCATGCGGGCTAAGCTAGACCACCTAGACACGCGCTTAGCCGAACTCAATTCCCTATTAACTACCGAAGAGTCCACGAAAGACATGGACAACTATCGGAAGCTCACACGCGAGCATTCTGATATTGCGATGGTAGTTGAGCAATTTGGTTTATACAAACAAGCTGAGGCTGATGCTCAAGCAGCTGAAGAGATGCGCAAAGATCCAGAGATGAGGGACTTTGCCGACGAAGAACAAAAACAAGCACAAGCCACTATGGAGGAGCTTGAGGGCGTTCTACAAAAACTCTTACTACCCAAAGATGTCAATGATGAACGCAATGTCTTCTTAGAAATTCGTGCGGGTACGGGTGGTGATGAGAGTGCACTTTTTGCTGGTGACTTACTCCGAATGTATACGCGCTTTGCTGAACGCCAAGGCTGGAAGGTTGAAGTGGTCAATGCTGCTGAATCTGACCTGGGTGGATATAAGGAAGTTGTTCTCCGCTTAGTAGGCCAATCTGTTTACTCGCGCCTCAAGTTTGAATCTGGTGGTCACCGCGTACAACGCGTCCCCCAAACAGAAACTCAGGGCCGTATTCATACTTCGGCCTGCACGGTCGCAGTGATGCCAGAAGCAGATGAACTAGAAGCAGTCAAAATAAATCCTGCCGAATTACGAATTGATACTTTTAGGGCTTCAGGTGCAGGTGGTCAGCATATTAATAAAACCGATTCTGCAGTGCGTATTACCCATCTGCCAACCGGCACAGTAGTTGAGTGTCAAGATGATCGTAGCCAACATCGCAACCGTGAACAAGCGATGAAGGTGCTAGTCTCACGCATCATGGATGCGCGCGAACGTGAAAAACATCAACTTGAAGCGCAAACACGTAAATCCCTCATTGGCTCTGGTGATCGCAGCGATCGTATTCGTACATATAACTTCCCTCAAGGTCGGATTACTGATCACCGTATTAATCTCACACTCTATAAGATTGATGCCATGATGGATGGCGATTTAGATGATCTGTGCAATGCTTTGGCATCAGAACATCAAGCCGAGCTTCTAGCAGCACTTGGTGATAGTTAA
- the hemA gene encoding glutamyl-tRNA reductase translates to MKLLTLGINHHTAPVAIREKVAFDPEFLQEALHDLRQHLVGANQVGLPEATILSTCNRTEVYCAANDADAASLLHEATFDWLAKTQQLAPSSLEPHIYSLPQSDAVRHAFRVACGLDSMVIGETQILGQMKDAVRTANDAGVLGTYLNQLFQKTFAVAKEVRGSTEIGAHSISMAAASVRLAERIFESITDQRVLFIGAGDMITLCATHFVARKPKAVAIANRTIERGQELADSISIQDIEAESFKLSELPSRLHEFDIIVSSTASSLPIIGLGMVESALKQRRHKPMVMVDLAVPRDFEPEIARLNDIYLYTVDDLGVMIQTGASLRQAAVSQAEAIIEDRVGNFMHWMQGRKTVPLIQDIQQQGEHLRQLELDRAMKRLMRGEDPQEVLNAMAQGLTNKFLHGSLHALQHSNGAERDALIKLLPKLFASHSKPEDH, encoded by the coding sequence ATGAAGTTGTTGACACTCGGCATCAATCATCACACAGCGCCGGTCGCCATTCGGGAGAAGGTCGCCTTCGACCCTGAGTTTCTTCAAGAAGCGTTGCACGATCTTCGCCAACATCTCGTTGGCGCGAATCAGGTTGGGCTACCTGAAGCCACAATTTTGTCGACCTGCAATCGCACTGAGGTGTATTGCGCTGCTAATGATGCAGATGCAGCGAGTCTTTTGCATGAAGCCACTTTTGATTGGTTGGCAAAAACTCAACAGCTCGCTCCAAGTAGTTTAGAGCCGCATATTTATTCATTGCCGCAATCCGATGCAGTTCGTCACGCCTTTAGAGTTGCCTGTGGATTAGACTCCATGGTGATTGGTGAAACCCAAATCTTGGGTCAGATGAAAGATGCTGTGCGCACTGCAAATGATGCAGGCGTTCTAGGCACGTATCTCAATCAACTCTTTCAGAAAACCTTTGCAGTTGCAAAAGAAGTTCGTGGCTCCACAGAAATTGGTGCTCACTCAATCTCGATGGCAGCAGCCTCAGTTCGCTTAGCCGAACGTATTTTTGAAAGTATTACCGACCAACGTGTTTTATTTATTGGCGCTGGCGACATGATCACCTTATGCGCAACGCATTTTGTAGCGCGTAAACCTAAAGCAGTTGCAATCGCCAATCGAACAATTGAACGCGGCCAAGAATTAGCAGACTCGATTTCGATTCAAGATATTGAAGCTGAATCATTCAAGCTCTCCGAACTCCCCTCACGATTGCATGAATTTGACATCATTGTTTCAAGTACAGCATCCTCGCTTCCGATCATCGGCTTAGGAATGGTAGAGAGCGCTTTGAAGCAACGTCGCCATAAACCGATGGTGATGGTTGACTTAGCAGTACCTCGTGACTTTGAGCCTGAGATTGCTCGTTTAAATGATATCTATCTTTATACGGTAGATGATTTAGGTGTGATGATTCAAACAGGCGCCTCTCTTCGTCAGGCTGCAGTAAGCCAAGCCGAAGCGATTATTGAAGATCGCGTTGGTAACTTTATGCATTGGATGCAAGGTCGCAAGACTGTGCCGTTGATTCAGGATATTCAGCAACAAGGCGAACACCTCAGACAACTTGAGCTCGACCGCGCAATGAAGCGATTGATGCGTGGTGAAGATCCCCAAGAAGTTCTCAATGCAATGGCTCAAGGCTTAACCAATAAGTTCTTGCACGGCTCATTGCATGCTTTACAACACTCCAATGGCGCTGAGCGTGACGCCCTGATTAAGTTGCTTCCCAAACTATTCGCCTCACACTCCAAGCCAGAAGACCATTAG
- a CDS encoding DsbC family protein, with amino-acid sequence MNKLFSTIALVCSLTFLAGVVNAQSEQQVRSELQKKIGPNTKIKGVSQSPIPGIYEVLVGNDVFYTDANSKYLIQGEIIEIATGKNITEQKQADLNRIKWSELNPANALKVVRGNGSRQLAIFSDPNCGYCKRLDKSLQQLDNVTIYTYLIPILSADSAQKSKQIWCAADPQKAYVDWMINGVAPSGKSDCATPLDKNMAFAKTYGITGTPTIFFTDGSRFPGAVQITDIEKKFSSLKL; translated from the coding sequence TTGAATAAATTATTTTCTACTATTGCCTTAGTTTGCTCTCTTACTTTTTTAGCGGGAGTAGTCAACGCACAATCAGAGCAACAAGTCCGATCTGAGTTACAAAAAAAGATTGGCCCAAACACGAAAATCAAAGGCGTCTCTCAATCACCCATTCCGGGAATATATGAGGTCTTGGTTGGAAATGATGTGTTTTATACCGATGCAAACAGCAAATACTTAATCCAGGGTGAAATCATTGAGATAGCCACAGGAAAAAATATTACCGAACAAAAGCAAGCAGATCTGAATCGCATTAAGTGGTCTGAGCTCAATCCAGCAAATGCATTAAAAGTAGTGCGTGGTAATGGCAGTAGGCAGCTGGCCATTTTCTCCGATCCAAATTGCGGCTACTGCAAGCGTTTGGATAAATCGTTGCAGCAACTAGATAACGTGACTATCTACACTTACTTAATTCCAATTCTGTCAGCCGACTCTGCACAGAAATCTAAACAAATTTGGTGCGCTGCTGACCCCCAGAAAGCTTATGTTGATTGGATGATTAATGGTGTTGCGCCCAGCGGCAAAAGCGACTGTGCCACTCCTTTAGATAAGAATATGGCCTTTGCCAAAACCTATGGAATAACAGGGACCCCAACTATTTTCTTTACTGATGGAAGTCGCTTCCCAGGTGCTGTTCAAATTACCGATATTGAAAAGAAATTTAGCAGTCTTAAGTTGTAG